The genomic region TGAGCAAAAAACCGGGGTGCTGGAGTCGTTGACTTATCAGGATTTGTTGGTGTTTGTGCGCTATCTGCAGCAATCGGGTAGCAAGCCTTATACGATTAATCGGCACCTGAGCTCTTTAAAACACTATTTTTCCTATTTGATTTTACAGGGTTTTCGTTCCGACAATCCGGCGCAAAACCTACGGGTCAAAGGCGGCGTGGTGGGGCTCTCTTTTCAGGGTTTGGACTTTGCCGCCCTGGAACATTTGTACGGGGCTTACCAGGGCGCTGCGGAGTTGAAAGCTTTGTTGTCGCTGTACATTTATCAAGGAGTTAAAACTCTGGAAGTGAGGCATATCAAGGTGGGCGATGTGGATCTGACCAAAGGTGAGTTGTCGTTGAGGGCGAGCGGTGTGGGTGCCAACCAAACCGGGGCTCGTTGCCTGGCTTTGGCGCCTGGTCAAATCTTGCTTTTGCACCAGTTGATTGGGGGGCGTTCAGCCAATGCGGGTTTGTTTGTGGTGGGCGATCGTTATGATGCTTTGACCCAGGCTTTGTTTGAGGAGGTGCGCCGTTTGAATCCTTTGATTGTCAATGCTCATACTATCCGCCGGGTGGTGATCAGTCATTGGCTCAAGAGTGAAGACATTCGCCTGGTGCAGCACAAAGCGGGTCATTTGCGGGTAAAAAGTACCGAGCGCTACCGGGTGGCTCACCTGGAGGAGTTGCAGCAGGAAATAGCCAGGTTGCATCCGCTTAGTGATTAGTTTTTTAGTCGGGAGTTAGTAGTCGGTAGTCGGGAGTTAGTAGTTTCTAGCGATTAGCTTTTAGTGACAAGCGACTTGTGGCTCATCGCTAGAACCTTGTTGCTTTCCAGGGTTTTTGCAAGGTTAAAGCCGTGGTTGAATGACTGGTTTATGGGCGGCTTTGGTTAACTTTATGCTTTCATAATTTCCTCATTCATAATTAACAGACTCTTCATTCGTAATTCGTAATTAAACAATTCGTAATTCTTTTCATTTTCTAACTTCAATTTTCTTATGTCATTATCTGATACTTTAGCCTTGGTCAATGAAGCTTCTTTTATGGAGGAGCAAATCCGGAAAGTGAGCCAAAAATGTGTGTACAAAAGAATGATTCATCCTGACCAGCGGGAAGATTTGCAACAGGATTTGTATTTGCGGTTGCTGGAGGGAAGTTGGGCGGGCATTTG from Microscilla marina ATCC 23134 harbors:
- a CDS encoding tyrosine-type recombinase/integrase — translated: MKTFETYLQGLGLAASSIAQVQRSLVLCEQKTGVLESLTYQDLLVFVRYLQQSGSKPYTINRHLSSLKHYFSYLILQGFRSDNPAQNLRVKGGVVGLSFQGLDFAALEHLYGAYQGAAELKALLSLYIYQGVKTLEVRHIKVGDVDLTKGELSLRASGVGANQTGARCLALAPGQILLLHQLIGGRSANAGLFVVGDRYDALTQALFEEVRRLNPLIVNAHTIRRVVISHWLKSEDIRLVQHKAGHLRVKSTERYRVAHLEELQQEIARLHPLSD